In Treponema primitia ZAS-2, a genomic segment contains:
- a CDS encoding TrlF family AAA-like ATPase, translated as MGPEWQLIRERGKKMFNKGSEWNRWDVHIHTPGTALNDQFKCSIDDFIDDVNKKSKDVIALGITDYYSIENYIQIKGKFEEGKFENVKFVFPNVEFRLAIPTDKSSAINIHLLFSPEDANHIDEIRRNLNNLIFNYKGINYNCNRDGIIRLGSIIDSTIIDEKKKYEMGLNNFRIEFSEFVNWYDSDKWLNENSLIAISAKTGDGLSALSLDGGFAALRTNIVIKSHILFTASPADIKYWLGEGIDSEDIIIKKYQGLKPCIIGSDAHALDKVLTPDNNKYCWIKAEPTFEGFRQILYEPKERVFIGEKPPTSYKDNYLSSIHVPETYWFPEFEIPLNKGLVSIIGPRGSGKTALLDLISIGLNSYENSDASFIAKADNLIDELSIYSKFNDSNDVLRTDFRDNWVSDSPSARYLSQQFVEKLCSLNGAEKRLITEIEKFIFYELEEFQRKGTANFTDLRNNICLEYEKEVIELMGEIELCSNEITRISDLKQSVPLKNNEINTLEKEIKAVILPIIDNDGKYTTTIRQNELDVEIQKIIVELKDVKTKIDLLDELTRLINQYNQNLYEKGNELINKLSPFSLTEEERPLFLISYSDSALTVLSKRREILFIEYNKKLGKGDKPEEKTYYWYKKELETIAKSLENITIEERKYIVLNKQRQEKSVKMQNIKDEIIKIDQLDINYQQNKRLEKYKQVFEAINKQCLALSELYSPLERSLRTTYNEDIPLSFYIRINVNLKEWGDQGNKIIDSRNKTQLKDDGGLYEVAKKCLYSSWKSGNPNEILTKMKGFIDKYITHEVRKLLGVGYTTNDLAKWLFSTTHISIDYDIKYEGVSIEKLSPGTRGIVLMILFLKVDRNDTRPLLIDQPEDNLDPASVYEKLVPYFNEARKRRQIIMVTHNPNLVVSTDSDQVIVADSKKIDDDKLPVFSYVAGGLENKIIIEKVCSILEGGVFAFERRKKRYFNN; from the coding sequence ATGGGGCCAGAATGGCAGCTGATTCGGGAGAGAGGGAAAAAGATGTTTAATAAAGGTTCAGAATGGAATAGATGGGATGTTCATATTCATACTCCCGGAACAGCTCTGAACGATCAGTTTAAATGTTCTATTGATGACTTCATTGATGACGTTAATAAAAAGTCTAAAGATGTTATAGCACTTGGAATCACAGATTACTACTCTATAGAAAATTATATACAAATTAAAGGAAAATTTGAAGAAGGAAAATTTGAAAATGTTAAATTTGTATTTCCAAATGTTGAATTTCGTCTAGCCATTCCCACCGATAAGTCGTCTGCCATTAACATTCATTTATTATTTTCGCCCGAAGATGCTAATCACATTGATGAAATAAGAAGGAACCTAAACAATTTAATTTTTAATTATAAAGGTATAAATTATAATTGTAATAGAGATGGCATCATCCGGCTAGGGAGTATAATTGACAGTACAATAATAGATGAAAAAAAGAAATATGAGATGGGATTAAATAATTTCCGTATAGAGTTTAGTGAATTTGTTAATTGGTATGATAGTGACAAATGGTTAAACGAAAATTCTTTGATTGCAATTTCTGCAAAAACCGGAGATGGATTAAGTGCATTAAGCCTTGATGGTGGATTTGCCGCATTAAGAACAAATATTGTAATAAAATCGCATATATTATTTACCGCTTCTCCTGCTGATATCAAATATTGGTTAGGTGAAGGAATTGATTCAGAGGACATAATAATAAAAAAATACCAGGGATTAAAACCTTGTATTATTGGATCGGATGCTCATGCCTTAGATAAAGTATTAACTCCTGATAATAATAAGTATTGCTGGATAAAAGCGGAGCCAACTTTTGAAGGATTTCGACAAATATTGTATGAACCAAAAGAAAGGGTCTTTATAGGTGAAAAACCTCCGACATCTTATAAAGATAATTATTTATCAAGTATACATGTTCCAGAAACGTATTGGTTCCCTGAATTTGAAATACCACTTAATAAAGGTCTTGTTAGTATAATCGGACCGCGCGGTTCAGGTAAAACGGCCTTATTAGATTTAATTTCGATTGGATTAAATTCTTACGAAAACAGTGACGCTAGTTTTATCGCCAAAGCTGATAATTTGATTGACGAATTAAGTATCTATTCAAAATTCAATGATAGCAATGATGTATTACGTACTGATTTTCGAGATAATTGGGTTAGCGATTCTCCCTCGGCAAGATATTTATCGCAGCAATTTGTTGAAAAACTGTGTTCTTTAAATGGTGCAGAAAAAAGATTAATCACAGAAATTGAAAAATTCATATTTTATGAATTGGAAGAATTTCAAAGAAAAGGTACTGCTAACTTTACGGATTTGCGAAACAATATTTGTTTAGAATATGAAAAAGAAGTTATTGAGTTAATGGGTGAAATAGAGTTATGCAGCAATGAGATTACCCGAATTTCTGATTTAAAGCAATCAGTACCATTAAAAAATAACGAAATCAATACATTGGAAAAGGAAATAAAAGCAGTAATATTACCCATAATTGATAATGATGGAAAATATACAACCACTATCAGACAGAATGAATTAGATGTAGAAATTCAAAAAATAATTGTTGAATTGAAAGACGTGAAAACAAAAATAGATTTGCTGGATGAATTAACTCGTTTAATAAATCAATACAATCAAAATCTTTATGAAAAAGGAAATGAACTAATCAATAAGTTGTCGCCATTTAGTTTAACCGAAGAAGAAAGGCCATTATTTTTAATTTCATATTCTGATAGCGCCTTAACCGTGTTATCTAAAAGACGAGAAATATTATTTATAGAGTATAACAAAAAATTAGGAAAAGGTGATAAGCCGGAAGAAAAAACTTATTATTGGTATAAGAAGGAATTAGAAACTATTGCTAAAAGCTTGGAAAATATCACAATAGAGGAGAGAAAATACATCGTTTTAAATAAGCAGAGACAAGAAAAGTCTGTTAAAATGCAAAATATTAAGGACGAAATAATTAAAATCGATCAACTAGATATTAATTACCAACAAAATAAACGATTGGAAAAATATAAACAAGTATTTGAGGCCATAAATAAACAATGTCTTGCTTTATCAGAATTATATAGTCCGTTAGAAAGAAGCCTCAGAACAACTTACAATGAAGATATACCGTTATCCTTCTATATTAGGATCAATGTTAATTTGAAAGAATGGGGTGATCAGGGAAATAAAATTATAGATTCAAGAAATAAAACTCAATTAAAGGATGATGGAGGATTGTACGAAGTTGCAAAAAAGTGTTTGTATAGTTCATGGAAATCGGGGAATCCCAATGAGATACTAACTAAAATGAAAGGGTTTATAGATAAATATATTACCCATGAAGTACGAAAATTATTAGGAGTGGGCTATACAACAAATGATTTAGCGAAATGGCTGTTTTCAACAACCCATATATCAATTGATTATGATATAAAATATGAAGGTGTATCTATTGAAAAATTGTCTCCAGGTACACGGGGCATTGTTCTAATGATACTATTCTTGAAAGTTGATCGGAATGACACTAGACCTTTATTGATAGATCAACCGGAAGACAATTTAGATCCTGCCTCTGTTTATGAAAAATTAGTACCATATTTTAATGAGGCCAGGAAACGACGACAAATAATTATGGTTACTCATAATCCCAATTTGGTGGTTAGTACAGACTCAGACCAGGTTATTGTAGCAGATTCAAAAAAAATCGATGATGATAAATTGCCAGTATTTTCATATGTTGCTGGAGGATTAGAAAATAAAATAATTATAGAAAAAGTATGTTCAATATTAGAAGGTGGAGTTTTTGCCTTTGAACGCAGGAAAAAGCGTTATTTTAATAATTGA
- a CDS encoding DUF262 domain-containing protein translates to MSELIDERITIYEALQHIKEGKYVMPAFQRQFVWNMEQIEKLWDSILLNYPIATFLFWHVDDANVTWDTYFCNFLSDVTFDSRKAADSANYELTSINVKTTDTAILDGQQRLTSLYLSLFGEAFIRPNYARRKTGEKILTKLLIELNKNKISTDEEEYNSKKYDIKFSEKIGIISPTQFDIKDILNDKFQNENTREKAVEDTIENIPVDSKDYARNILQLLYNKIFIEKLVRYTEITDMKQDDALEMFVRFNSGGKALKKSEITMSILEAYWPSAKTEFGKVLTGSYIGFDSDFIIRSALMLYGDVVKSNISKKIAEDLKNDWSGFKRALMNLEKLLSELKIEVSRFSSSWNVLLPIIYYVYLNPDYSNNIKAVRAYLLRAIFFTYFQSGTTGKLQQMKSNINSFDNEITIEMLDQMNDLRITEGKIEDILNSEKGSRVAGEVLYYLSLNWRNKTFKYEQDHLHPENRFDSAKPVSVSLEDWKKWRANRNRLPNLHLLEGRSNGSKNDLRLVDYYNDMNYDQKMRFYEEAIIPDDASFEIVDFEKFYETRKLLIIEKIRALLR, encoded by the coding sequence ATGAGTGAACTGATTGATGAAAGAATAACTATATATGAAGCCTTGCAACATATAAAAGAAGGCAAATATGTAATGCCAGCATTCCAAAGGCAATTTGTTTGGAATATGGAGCAGATTGAAAAACTTTGGGATTCTATTCTTTTGAATTATCCAATCGCTACATTTTTATTTTGGCATGTAGACGATGCAAATGTGACATGGGATACATATTTTTGTAACTTTTTATCTGATGTAACGTTTGACAGTAGAAAAGCAGCCGACAGCGCAAATTATGAATTGACAAGCATTAATGTCAAAACTACTGATACTGCGATATTGGACGGGCAGCAAAGATTGACATCACTCTATTTATCATTATTCGGAGAAGCTTTCATACGTCCGAATTATGCAAGAAGAAAAACAGGAGAGAAGATCCTAACCAAGCTCCTCATTGAATTGAATAAGAATAAGATTTCCACAGACGAAGAAGAATATAACAGTAAAAAATATGACATTAAGTTTAGTGAAAAAATTGGCATAATAAGCCCAACACAGTTTGACATAAAGGATATTCTTAACGATAAATTTCAAAATGAAAACACACGGGAAAAGGCTGTCGAGGATACTATAGAAAATATTCCTGTAGACAGCAAGGATTATGCTCGGAACATTTTACAGTTATTGTATAATAAAATATTTATTGAAAAATTGGTTAGGTATACTGAAATCACAGACATGAAGCAAGACGATGCGCTTGAAATGTTCGTAAGATTCAATAGTGGAGGGAAGGCACTTAAAAAGTCCGAAATTACGATGTCAATTCTAGAAGCATACTGGCCAAGTGCAAAAACTGAATTCGGAAAAGTGCTTACTGGGTCATATATAGGGTTTGATTCAGACTTTATTATTCGATCAGCTCTAATGTTGTATGGTGATGTTGTTAAATCAAATATCAGTAAAAAAATTGCAGAAGATTTGAAAAATGATTGGAGTGGCTTTAAAAGAGCATTAATGAATTTAGAAAAATTGCTTAGTGAATTAAAAATTGAAGTTAGCCGCTTCTCAAGTAGTTGGAATGTGCTATTGCCTATTATTTATTATGTATATTTAAACCCAGATTACAGCAACAATATTAAAGCCGTTCGAGCGTATTTACTTAGAGCAATATTCTTTACTTATTTTCAATCAGGCACAACAGGTAAATTGCAGCAAATGAAAAGCAATATCAATAGCTTTGATAACGAAATTACTATTGAAATGCTTGATCAAATGAATGACTTGCGAATTACTGAAGGAAAGATAGAGGATATTCTCAATTCAGAAAAGGGAAGCAGAGTCGCTGGAGAAGTGCTATATTATCTAAGCCTTAATTGGAGGAATAAGACTTTTAAATACGAACAAGACCATCTTCACCCTGAAAATAGATTTGACAGTGCTAAACCAGTTTCCGTTTCATTGGAAGACTGGAAAAAATGGCGAGCAAATCGTAATAGACTTCCTAATCTTCACTTACTTGAAGGCAGAAGCAATGGTAGTAAAAACGATTTAAGGCTTGTGGATTATTACAATGATATGAATTATGATCAAAAGATGCGGTTTTATGAAGAAGCTATTATTCCGGATGATGCTTCGTTTGAAATTGTAGATTTTGAAAAATTCTATGAAACACGGAAATTATTAATTATCGAAAAGATTCGTGCTCTTTTAAGATAA
- a CDS encoding AlbA family DNA-binding domain-containing protein — MANNMESNRLEYKREADKGDKLEKAVVAFLNYNGGGEILIGVDDNGSIVGVTNSDAEQRKITDRLGNNIRPKILGLFDVVAE; from the coding sequence ATGGCTAATAACATGGAATCCAACCGCCTTGAATACAAGCGCGAAGCCGACAAAGGTGATAAGCTCGAAAAAGCCGTGGTGGCTTTCCTTAATTACAATGGCGGCGGCGAAATACTCATTGGCGTTGACGATAATGGCTCGATTGTCGGAGTTACCAATTCCGATGCCGAACAACGCAAGATTACCGACAGGCTCGGTAATAATATCCGCCCGAAAATTTTGGGGCTCTTTGATGTAGTTGCCGAATAA
- a CDS encoding ATP-binding protein produces MDGKNIIRIVVSSGMQKPYYIRKKGMTEDGCFIRVGASAQPMTEAMIERLLQHRQANSLSTTPVSRQKLTFEQLHIYYNELDLTLNDQFEENLDLRTGDSSYNLLAYLLADGNGASIKVAKYAGTDKIDLIENEEYGYRCLITSIYRVLDKLAVENKTFAKITPRNRLERKLINQVALREAFINAVVHNDYNLGWPVVEFFSDRVTITSTGGLVEGLSQEDFFASRSMLRNRELMRVFKDVELVEGLGSGMRRILEAYDRSVFEITPSFIVVTFPYASDFERNEDDGTVNGTVKTDLSETQKSILLLINANKGITIDKMVAEMAVSRRTILRNIKILTEKNIIKREGSDKTGQWVTLN; encoded by the coding sequence ATGGACGGCAAAAATATTATTCGCATAGTTGTATCAAGCGGAATGCAGAAACCCTACTATATCCGAAAAAAAGGAATGACTGAGGACGGCTGCTTCATCCGGGTAGGTGCCTCTGCCCAGCCGATGACTGAAGCAATGATTGAGCGGCTTCTTCAGCATAGACAGGCAAACTCCCTCTCCACCACTCCAGTATCGCGGCAAAAGCTGACCTTTGAGCAACTTCATATCTATTACAACGAACTCGATTTAACGTTGAATGACCAGTTTGAAGAAAATTTGGACTTGCGTACTGGCGACAGCTCGTATAATCTCCTCGCTTACCTGTTAGCAGACGGCAACGGCGCGTCAATTAAAGTCGCGAAATATGCGGGAACTGACAAAATTGACCTGATTGAAAATGAGGAATACGGCTATCGCTGTTTGATAACATCGATATATCGTGTACTTGATAAGTTGGCAGTCGAGAATAAGACCTTTGCAAAAATCACTCCACGCAACCGATTAGAACGGAAACTTATCAATCAGGTTGCTCTGAGAGAGGCATTTATAAACGCCGTAGTTCATAACGACTACAATTTAGGTTGGCCCGTCGTTGAGTTCTTCTCCGACAGGGTGACCATCACTTCTACTGGCGGGCTGGTGGAAGGCTTATCGCAGGAGGACTTTTTTGCCAGTCGTTCAATGCTCCGCAACCGTGAACTTATGCGTGTGTTCAAAGACGTGGAACTCGTCGAAGGCTTGGGTTCCGGTATGCGGCGCATTTTGGAAGCATACGACCGTTCCGTATTTGAAATTACCCCAAGCTTTATCGTGGTGACATTCCCCTATGCAAGTGATTTTGAGAGAAATGAGGACGATGGCACTGTAAATGGCACTGTAAAGACCGATTTAAGCGAAACCCAAAAATCAATCCTCTTGCTGATAAACGCAAATAAGGGAATCACAATCGATAAGATGGTAGCCGAAATGGCAGTGAGCCGGCGAACGATTTTACGCAATATAAAAATATTGACCGAAAAAAATATTATTAAGCGAGAAGGTTCTGACAAGACAGGACAGTGGGTTACTTTAAATTGA
- a CDS encoding AAA family ATPase: MEGLFIKKNGDLYINGSNAYLLSGELATLLTERYIPIEILPFSFSEYLAMKKLSNLQKPTPCAGPSGHFVPSRLRHRSPFSALIL; the protein is encoded by the coding sequence GTGGAAGGACTTTTTATCAAGAAAAATGGCGATTTGTATATTAACGGCTCAAACGCTTATTTACTTTCAGGGGAGTTGGCTACATTACTTACCGAAAGGTATATTCCTATCGAAATTTTGCCGTTTTCATTTTCGGAGTACCTAGCTATGAAGAAATTGTCAAATCTGCAAAAACCGACACCCTGTGCCGGACCTTCCGGTCACTTCGTTCCCTCCAGGCTCCGGCACCGCTCTCCATTTTCCGCCCTGATCCTCTAG
- a CDS encoding sacsin N-terminal ATP-binding-like domain-containing protein: MGFKQDIDKIIEGNLKTYKDNSDRFIADYNHEYELTKEYNGRQLLELLQNADDASSAEVKIAWNKENRKLTISNKGNEPFQVGGLKSLMLANFSSKTKLNYIGNKGLGFRSILNWAEKINIRSNGCIISFSEMIAKDVFNNRLALSKEAKQKIRAERNLSEQTIPFPILAIPDVKEVSLENDWTTDIDITYRKEFEKDIENQLAELREEILLFLNNIKKITIQSESKTIEFQSEKNKSGNFESITIKGKKWKVFSKEDMLPDEYQDKNKNEVQAYNLKVAFQDDLSDDYGKLFNFFPTQLSVSLPCIIHGTFDLNSNRNHLNELKIN; encoded by the coding sequence ATGGGATTTAAACAAGATATAGATAAAATAATCGAAGGTAACCTAAAAACTTATAAAGATAATTCCGATAGATTTATTGCCGATTATAACCATGAATATGAATTGACAAAGGAGTACAATGGTAGACAGCTATTAGAACTCCTTCAAAATGCAGATGATGCATCCTCTGCTGAAGTCAAAATCGCTTGGAATAAAGAAAACAGAAAACTCACTATTTCAAATAAGGGTAATGAGCCATTTCAAGTAGGTGGCTTAAAATCTCTAATGCTCGCAAATTTTAGTAGCAAAACAAAATTAAATTATATTGGGAATAAGGGTTTGGGATTTCGATCTATATTGAACTGGGCTGAAAAGATAAATATTCGTAGTAATGGCTGTATCATATCGTTTTCTGAAATGATCGCTAAAGATGTGTTTAACAATCGACTTGCTTTGTCAAAAGAAGCAAAACAAAAAATAAGGGCAGAGAGAAATTTATCGGAACAAACAATCCCCTTTCCTATATTGGCAATTCCAGACGTTAAAGAAGTATCATTAGAAAATGATTGGACTACTGATATTGATATTACATATAGAAAAGAATTTGAAAAAGATATTGAAAACCAATTGGCAGAATTGCGGGAAGAAATATTATTATTTCTTAATAATATTAAAAAGATAACAATACAGAGTGAGTCAAAAACAATAGAGTTTCAAAGTGAAAAAAATAAGTCTGGTAATTTTGAATCAATAACCATAAAGGGGAAAAAATGGAAAGTATTCTCCAAGGAAGATATGTTGCCGGATGAATATCAGGATAAAAATAAAAATGAGGTTCAAGCCTACAATCTCAAAGTTGCTTTTCAGGATGATTTATCCGATGACTATGGGAAACTATTCAATTTTTTCCCAACACAATTATCTGTTTCTTTGCCTTGTATAATCCATGGAACCTTTGATTTGAACAGTAATAGGAACCACTTGAATGAATTAAAAATAAACTAA
- a CDS encoding protein NO VEIN domain-containing protein gives MQLLKHCALFLADQHIDWRPYKLLSPSSSSSDSKLIERFYKKLDDLRQKESIYPSVDKDTKYNIRENAFYYNDDFNGFFEKNFPQVFPGLTLPITDNGIHDIKNRVFSHEFLIEKIDKLSKTGMSIQLRSDLIIQLSGIIEFKENQERFSLLINKFNKVITKDDLAFTPVLSSEENLEIPALVKIDFMDFDLYQLLILKLENKFDKNEPKNRELQRSIKSVVNLQPYDSNNVIEKIITGTNAALKNTSNAENKITYIKEMVAALYSNFKNIENRQEKVKIAVPLISKENTICNSENLYLSESYPSGRLTEIIFKDIFQAKEYLLPINLWKINDDDHNFIESFFLWLGVNRYSKIVTFDLQNNWLESDYIDFIFKNGTYRPENFDINRIKNSIVSKIDGFDKIQKLDINKIILLSLKDSSIRTLLETNDEKIDWYYNKGREPIITNFSYIRYQFINANIFTKYILEAGSDDLNKLINQDFMIDYEFLSKFGINKTEIKSILIKLGAKEFFNELSPENIYKILKEIPQKDEAKKGKATQTIYRMALEVLVARESTFPIPEDIQYFTRRAKVEEYKSRSDVYYTDNSILPKKILNTLPMLNLPKRIGEDNVKKYFGVNNVKEFKIFIEDEQSVKFNPCDSDLNKWFDTIKPYILAYRLDPPNQKKGVADNDKKREDARILKSCKIHVVTQCDFRFNNNRETLEEKEFINIKDIFYFKESSILNIDGLKKDSEFCDSFAEMICIIFKINDLKNDFRQIFRNDIEDTRHLTYQDLEKEKIEEAFQLLGISRVEIYFWKVIFELKNKKLIEPIENIEILKQNIKSIIGITIPDGYGNVDFENFNNNESYEFISLLCNELQLSVEKVLPDKGLCNWHRKKFMDSIKDNEYKFSQILWQNLNIAKKDQCSFIAKLNKYNIDFINSIEKEINECKFDLAIDYRTIIKEKINDCFAIDIDAPLQVHINIKNMYENLLKKYSIEEGDIIDKSISSLLYFEGNGKVIDDYFSKNFVHDDGEGNQNNKDLNSIGSLVDATVSKNRKSIQVSSNSGSGNWIYSGLSDTGKRKKGKSAEVLVYNTLVKKYGINNVRWVSGNSITPDKNDRLHYDIEYKNETGEWKCLEVKALTDNQFIISAAEKEYGINEPDKFEMALVKEDIIFMIKNIFKFEPGETFENNTKFVAQAKDYIFIFELNSLNL, from the coding sequence GTGCAACTGTTAAAACATTGTGCTCTGTTTCTAGCTGATCAACACATTGATTGGCGTCCATATAAATTACTCAGTCCTTCATCCTCCTCCTCTGATTCAAAATTAATAGAGAGATTTTATAAAAAATTAGACGATTTAAGGCAAAAAGAAAGTATTTATCCTAGTGTTGATAAAGACACAAAATATAATATACGTGAAAATGCATTTTATTATAATGATGATTTTAATGGTTTTTTTGAGAAGAATTTTCCCCAGGTATTCCCGGGATTAACATTGCCTATTACTGATAATGGTATACATGATATTAAAAACAGGGTTTTCTCCCATGAATTCTTAATAGAAAAAATTGACAAGCTGTCAAAAACAGGAATGAGTATTCAACTTCGCTCAGACCTTATCATTCAGCTTTCCGGTATTATTGAATTCAAAGAAAATCAAGAACGTTTTTCACTTTTGATAAATAAATTTAATAAAGTAATAACAAAGGATGACTTGGCGTTCACACCCGTGTTAAGTTCGGAAGAAAATCTTGAAATTCCAGCATTGGTAAAAATCGATTTTATGGATTTTGATTTGTATCAGTTATTAATTTTAAAATTGGAAAATAAATTTGATAAAAATGAACCAAAAAACAGAGAATTGCAAAGAAGCATAAAATCGGTTGTTAATTTGCAGCCATATGATAGTAACAATGTAATTGAAAAAATAATTACAGGTACAAATGCCGCATTAAAAAATACTTCTAATGCTGAAAATAAAATTACTTATATTAAGGAGATGGTGGCGGCACTGTATAGTAATTTTAAAAACATAGAAAACCGACAAGAAAAAGTAAAAATCGCAGTTCCTCTTATTTCAAAGGAGAATACCATATGCAATTCGGAAAATTTATATTTAAGTGAATCATATCCAAGCGGCCGGCTGACAGAAATCATTTTTAAAGACATATTCCAGGCTAAGGAATATTTGCTGCCAATTAATCTCTGGAAAATAAATGATGATGATCATAATTTTATTGAAAGCTTCTTTTTATGGCTAGGTGTTAACAGATATTCAAAAATCGTTACCTTTGATCTTCAGAATAATTGGCTCGAAAGCGATTATATTGATTTTATTTTTAAAAATGGAACATATCGTCCTGAAAACTTTGACATTAACAGAATAAAAAATTCGATAGTATCAAAAATAGACGGATTTGATAAAATACAAAAGCTGGATATTAACAAAATAATATTGCTGTCGTTAAAGGATTCTTCAATCAGAACACTGCTTGAGACTAATGATGAGAAAATAGATTGGTATTATAATAAAGGACGGGAACCAATAATAACAAATTTTTCTTATATTCGTTATCAATTTATAAATGCTAATATTTTTACAAAATACATTTTAGAAGCAGGGAGCGATGATTTAAATAAATTAATAAATCAAGATTTTATGATAGACTATGAATTTTTGAGCAAGTTCGGAATTAACAAAACCGAAATAAAATCAATTCTCATAAAGCTAGGAGCAAAAGAATTTTTTAATGAGCTATCCCCTGAGAATATATATAAAATTTTAAAAGAAATACCTCAAAAAGATGAGGCTAAAAAAGGTAAGGCTACCCAAACAATTTATAGAATGGCGTTGGAAGTTTTGGTTGCCCGGGAGTCAACTTTTCCTATACCGGAGGATATACAATATTTTACGCGAAGGGCAAAAGTGGAGGAATATAAATCGAGATCAGATGTTTATTATACAGATAATTCTATTTTACCCAAGAAAATATTAAATACCCTGCCTATGTTAAATTTGCCTAAAAGAATTGGAGAAGATAATGTAAAAAAATATTTTGGCGTAAATAATGTCAAGGAATTTAAAATATTTATAGAGGATGAACAAAGCGTAAAATTTAATCCTTGTGATAGTGATTTAAACAAATGGTTTGATACTATAAAACCTTATATACTTGCATATAGATTGGATCCTCCAAATCAAAAAAAAGGCGTTGCGGATAATGATAAAAAAAGAGAAGATGCAAGGATATTAAAATCATGTAAAATCCATGTTGTGACCCAATGTGATTTTCGGTTTAATAATAATAGAGAAACCCTTGAAGAAAAAGAATTCATAAATATAAAAGATATCTTTTACTTTAAAGAAAGTTCTATTCTTAACATAGATGGATTAAAAAAGGATTCTGAGTTTTGTGATTCTTTTGCTGAAATGATATGTATAATTTTTAAAATAAATGATTTAAAAAATGATTTTAGGCAAATTTTCAGAAATGATATTGAAGATACACGCCATTTGACTTATCAGGATTTAGAAAAAGAAAAGATTGAAGAAGCTTTCCAATTATTAGGAATTTCACGGGTTGAAATTTATTTTTGGAAAGTTATTTTTGAATTAAAAAACAAAAAACTAATTGAGCCAATTGAAAATATAGAAATCCTTAAACAAAATATAAAATCCATTATTGGAATAACTATTCCTGATGGATATGGGAATGTAGATTTTGAAAATTTCAATAATAATGAATCTTATGAATTTATCTCTTTATTGTGCAATGAATTACAACTTTCTGTTGAAAAAGTGTTACCTGATAAAGGTCTTTGCAATTGGCATAGGAAGAAATTTATGGATTCCATAAAAGATAATGAATATAAATTCAGTCAAATTTTATGGCAAAACCTTAATATAGCCAAAAAAGATCAATGTTCATTCATAGCTAAACTAAACAAATATAATATCGATTTTATCAATAGTATCGAAAAAGAAATAAATGAGTGTAAGTTTGATTTAGCGATTGATTATCGAACAATAATAAAAGAGAAGATAAACGATTGTTTTGCAATTGATATAGACGCTCCCTTACAAGTTCACATCAATATTAAAAATATGTATGAAAATTTATTAAAAAAATATAGTATTGAGGAAGGTGATATTATAGATAAATCTATTTCGAGCCTGCTGTATTTTGAAGGGAATGGTAAAGTTATTGATGATTATTTTTCTAAAAATTTTGTCCATGATGATGGCGAAGGTAATCAAAACAATAAAGACTTAAATTCAATTGGTTCGTTGGTTGATGCTACAGTAAGCAAAAATAGGAAATCCATACAGGTTTCTTCAAATAGTGGAAGTGGAAATTGGATTTATTCAGGGCTTAGTGATACAGGAAAAAGAAAAAAAGGAAAAAGTGCAGAAGTATTGGTTTACAATACATTAGTTAAGAAATATGGAATTAATAATGTAAGATGGGTTTCTGGTAATTCAATAACACCGGATAAAAATGATAGATTGCATTATGATATAGAGTATAAGAATGAAACTGGTGAATGGAAATGTCTCGAAGTGAAAGCTCTAACTGATAATCAATTTATTATTTCTGCTGCAGAAAAGGAATATGGAATCAATGAGCCTGATAAATTTGAAATGGCTCTTGTAAAAGAGGATATAATTTTTATGATTAAAAACATATTTAAATTTGAACCGGGGGAAACATTCGAAAATAATACAAAATTTGTGGCACAGGCTAAAGATTATATTTTTATCTTTGAGTTAAATTCCTTGAACTTGTAA